CTGTAATCCCGCTCTGCGGGCCATCTCTGGATAAACTGGATTCACGAACTTGATCAACTCGGGTTTCTGTTCCACGATCCAGAATTCCAAAATTTCTTCCTCTACTTCCACATCGTTCTTATGCAGGGGTGGTGGGATATCGACGACAGGTGCATCGAAATCCAGTTCTGTATCGGCAATGGTCACATCATCGGGCACGTCTTCGTCTTCTGTTTCAAGGGGTATTTTGGGCCTTTCCAGAGGCAATGGTGGATCCGGTATCACAGGAATATCTACAACTTTGACCACCTCAATAACTTTTTTGGTCGGTTTAGAATCGATCTTCATATCTGGAAACAATATGGCCAATCCGACCATCAGAAACAGCGTCAATGAAGTAGAACGTCTCATCACCTTTGGATAATTTGCTTTCAAATCGGCATCTGCATGTTTTTTGCGAATCATCATTTTCTCCTTTTTAAAGTATTAAAATTTTAATAGTTCATCTCAAAAAAATATCTATTGGTTTATTATCATAACATCAGTATCCTCCCTTTAGCGGACCTTCAGGACAAAAGGTATGAGCCAGTACATCGAGTTGTCGCATCTGAAGCGCCTTTGTGCGGTTAGGT
The window above is part of the Gemmatimonadota bacterium genome. Proteins encoded here:
- a CDS encoding energy transducer TonB codes for the protein MIRKKHADADLKANYPKVMRRSTSLTLFLMVGLAILFPDMKIDSKPTKKVIEVVKVVDIPVIPDPPLPLERPKIPLETEDEDVPDDVTIADTELDFDAPVVDIPPPLHKNDVEVEEEILEFWIVEQKPELIKFVNPVYPEMARRAGLQGQVIVAFIVTREGRVIEPRVLKGPEIFRAAALEAVRQFQFKPAMQNDRGVAVRMTIPIRFSLH